A single region of the Erythrobacter sp. HL-111 genome encodes:
- a CDS encoding cytochrome c encodes MLRDLFSSRIAAGIALAAIAGTLAGCEGEGPEADTELNSPAIGERQDNFEGIADSFKAIRGQLEQENPDFAAIQANAEDINQRAGNIEQHFVEETAREDGYDTEALAAIWAEPGEFTAARQKLSETSAALVEAAASGEAAAVGAAVKEMGGSCKNCHDVFRYDDEA; translated from the coding sequence ATGCTTCGAGACCTGTTTTCTTCAAGAATCGCCGCCGGAATCGCTCTTGCCGCCATCGCCGGCACGCTCGCCGGATGCGAGGGCGAGGGACCCGAGGCCGATACCGAGCTGAACTCGCCCGCGATCGGGGAGCGGCAGGACAATTTCGAAGGGATCGCCGATTCCTTCAAGGCGATCCGCGGCCAGCTCGAACAGGAAAACCCGGATTTCGCGGCGATCCAGGCGAATGCCGAGGATATCAACCAGCGCGCCGGCAACATCGAACAGCATTTCGTCGAAGAGACCGCGCGCGAGGACGGTTACGACACCGAGGCGCTGGCCGCGATCTGGGCCGAGCCCGGCGAATTCACCGCCGCGCGGCAGAAGCTTTCCGAGACGAGCGCCGCGCTGGTCGAAGCCGCGGCCAGCGGCGAGGCGGCTGCCGTGGGTGCCGCTGTCAAGGAAATGGGCGGTTCGTGCAAGAACTGCCACGACGTGTTCCGCTACGACGACGAAGCCTGA
- a CDS encoding cytochrome b/b6 domain-containing protein, whose product MDEPARAGPGAPPHRVRVWDPVVRLSHWSFVVLIPAMWWTAENSEWGWHKRLGLVLFGILVLRIAWGFLGPRTARFADFVRGPSSVLAYFRGNLPEGAQRVGHNPAGGYSTLALLLVMLAQASMGLFAGDPFDGMTGPLNPLVGVMTADTITDLHETFFWVVVAFIALHVAAILFYEAVQRERLVGAMVTGRRRVPPGGEGIGTLPRARALAAVLIAGGLAWWIAQGAPPLT is encoded by the coding sequence ATGGACGAGCCCGCTCGCGCGGGTCCGGGCGCCCCGCCGCACCGGGTCAGGGTGTGGGACCCGGTCGTGCGCCTGTCGCACTGGAGCTTCGTGGTCCTGATCCCGGCGATGTGGTGGACGGCGGAAAATTCCGAATGGGGCTGGCACAAGCGGCTCGGCCTCGTGCTCTTCGGCATCCTTGTGCTGCGCATCGCGTGGGGCTTCCTCGGCCCGCGCACCGCGCGCTTCGCAGATTTCGTACGGGGGCCGAGCAGCGTGCTTGCCTATTTTCGGGGGAATCTGCCCGAGGGCGCGCAGCGGGTCGGGCACAATCCGGCGGGCGGGTACAGCACGCTCGCGCTGCTGCTGGTGATGCTGGCGCAGGCGTCGATGGGCCTGTTCGCGGGCGATCCCTTCGACGGGATGACGGGGCCGCTCAATCCGCTGGTCGGAGTGATGACCGCCGATACGATCACCGACCTGCACGAGACGTTCTTCTGGGTGGTCGTCGCCTTCATCGCGCTGCACGTCGCCGCGATCCTCTTCTACGAGGCGGTGCAGCGCGAACGGCTGGTCGGCGCGATGGTGACCGGGCGGCGGCGGGTCCCGCCGGGGGGCGAGGGGATCGGGACCCTGCCGCGGGCAAGGGCGCTCGCCGCGGTGCTGATCGCGGGAGGGCTGGCGTGGTGGATCGCACAAGGCGCGCCGCCGCTTACCTGA
- a CDS encoding peroxiredoxin, translated as MTISVGDKLPDVTLVKATADGPQQVQAADYFAGKRVALFSVPGAFTPTCSAKHLPGFVEKASDLRAKGIDEICGTAVNDAFVMQAWNQSAGSENITMLADGNGDFVEALGLTMDGSGFGMGKRGQRFSMVVNDGVVEQLNVEAPGDFKVSSAEHMLGQL; from the coding sequence ATGACGATTTCGGTAGGCGACAAACTGCCCGACGTGACCCTGGTCAAGGCCACGGCCGACGGCCCGCAGCAGGTCCAGGCGGCCGACTACTTCGCCGGCAAGCGGGTCGCGCTCTTTTCGGTCCCCGGGGCCTTCACCCCGACCTGTTCGGCCAAGCACCTGCCCGGCTTCGTCGAGAAGGCTTCCGACCTCAGGGCCAAGGGGATCGACGAGATCTGCGGCACCGCGGTCAACGACGCCTTCGTGATGCAGGCCTGGAACCAGTCCGCGGGGAGCGAGAACATCACCATGCTCGCCGACGGCAACGGCGATTTCGTCGAGGCGCTGGGCCTCACCATGGACGGATCGGGCTTCGGCATGGGCAAGCGCGGCCAGCGCTTTTCGATGGTGGTGAACGACGGCGTGGTCGAACAGTTGAACGTCGAGGCGCCGGGCGACTTCAAGGTCTCGAGCGCGGAGCACATGCTCGGCCAGCTCTGA
- the ahcY gene encoding adenosylhomocysteinase, with protein MATATAATPAVEYRIKDIGLAQYGRDEIAIAETEMPGLMALREEYGSAKPLKGARITGSLHMTIQTAVLIETLIELGAEVRWATCNIFSTQDHAAAAMADRGVPVFAIKGESLADYWDYVGRIFDWSTDEDPDLTANMILDDGGDATMFALWGARIEAGEEMPNPQNAEEIEMQRALKAFVKAKPGYLTKTVKTVKGVSEETTTGVMRLYQIAKQGKLPFPAINVNDSVTKSKFDNLYGCKESLVDAIRRATDVMLAGKVACVAGYGDVGKGSAASLRDGGARVMVTEIDPICALQAAMDGFEVVSMDEAVKRADIFVTATGNEDVITGEHMKAMKHMAIVCNIGHFDSEIQISALDNYEWKQIKEGTDMVTMPDGKSLLVLAKGRLVNLGCATGHPSFVMSASFTNQTLAQIELFTKSDEYDNDVYVLPKHLDEKVAALHLEKLGVQLTRLSPKQADYIGVPVEGPFKPDHYRY; from the coding sequence ATGGCCACCGCCACCGCCGCCACGCCTGCCGTCGAATACAGGATCAAGGACATCGGCCTTGCCCAGTACGGCCGCGACGAGATCGCGATTGCCGAGACGGAAATGCCGGGCCTGATGGCGCTGCGGGAGGAATATGGCAGCGCGAAGCCGCTGAAGGGCGCGCGGATCACCGGCTCGCTCCACATGACGATCCAGACCGCGGTGCTGATCGAGACCCTGATCGAACTCGGCGCGGAAGTGCGCTGGGCGACCTGCAATATCTTCTCCACCCAGGACCACGCCGCCGCCGCCATGGCCGATCGCGGCGTGCCGGTGTTCGCGATCAAGGGCGAAAGCCTCGCCGATTACTGGGACTATGTCGGGCGCATCTTCGACTGGTCGACCGACGAGGACCCGGACCTTACCGCCAACATGATCCTCGACGATGGCGGCGATGCGACCATGTTCGCGCTGTGGGGCGCGCGGATCGAGGCGGGCGAGGAAATGCCGAACCCCCAGAATGCCGAGGAAATCGAAATGCAGCGCGCCCTCAAGGCCTTCGTCAAGGCGAAGCCGGGCTATCTCACCAAGACGGTGAAGACGGTGAAGGGCGTTTCGGAAGAGACGACCACGGGCGTCATGCGGCTCTACCAGATCGCCAAGCAGGGCAAGCTTCCCTTCCCGGCGATCAACGTCAACGATAGCGTCACCAAGTCGAAGTTCGACAACCTCTACGGCTGCAAGGAATCGCTGGTCGACGCGATCCGCCGTGCGACCGACGTGATGCTGGCCGGCAAGGTCGCCTGCGTCGCGGGCTACGGCGATGTCGGCAAGGGTTCGGCGGCCAGCCTGCGCGACGGCGGCGCCCGCGTGATGGTGACCGAGATCGACCCGATCTGCGCGCTGCAGGCGGCGATGGACGGGTTCGAGGTGGTCTCGATGGACGAGGCGGTCAAGCGCGCCGACATCTTCGTCACCGCCACCGGCAACGAGGACGTCATCACCGGCGAGCACATGAAGGCGATGAAGCACATGGCGATCGTGTGCAATATCGGCCACTTCGACAGCGAGATCCAGATCAGCGCGCTCGACAATTACGAGTGGAAGCAGATCAAGGAAGGCACCGACATGGTGACCATGCCCGATGGCAAGAGCCTGCTGGTCCTCGCCAAGGGCCGGCTCGTCAATCTCGGCTGCGCCACCGGCCACCCGAGCTTCGTGATGAGCGCGAGCTTCACCAACCAGACGCTCGCCCAGATCGAGCTGTTCACCAAGTCGGACGAATACGACAACGACGTCTACGTCCTGCCCAAGCATCTCGACGAGAAGGTCGCCGCGCTCCACCTCGAAAAGCTCGGCGTGCAGCTGACCAGGCTCAGCCCGAAACAGGCCGACTACATCGGCGTGCCGGTCGAAGGCCCGTTCAAGCCGGACCACTACCGCTACTGA
- a CDS encoding PAS domain-containing sensor histidine kinase has product MELNPLAPVLIGLLLAAWTVGAAVVVLRASARTRRTRALQKSLKRMQHLLDVGPAVPLLVRVDGRIEAPERLARWLGLEKMPGYLSELAAAGEGEAGLAPAQLDALSERIRITQKSATPFKLALTPPGSGRSLAFQGALADPQVSPGGAALVWVFDFTESEAELAQMRAAANRAEADFAALVGLIEAAPMPMWFRGRDMQLRLVNQAYVEAVGAPSAERVVAGQAELLEPEGGRSPAEIARASLETQQKNERIVAATIHGERRSLRVSDLPLGREGVAGYAIDIEEQQQVERAFRAYREAQRAMLDQLSVGVAQFDASERLVSANLPFVRLFGLGGEASSERIAFERFLADARERGRTPEVRDFPEWRREHVAWFGQPTTQEEAWPLPGGTHLRIVGHPMPDGGLVLIAEDRTEQLALSATRDTLLRTRTATLDCLFEALAIFAPDGSVQLWNRSFAGTWGLTPEFLDTHPGAQELLDAIAANLVKPEEAEQIGAVVRAATLDRRGQGGTVELTDGRTLRFAGVPLPDGNGLLTVLDITASQKAEKALRERAAALEEADAVKAKFLANMSYEFRTPLTTIGGYAEMLKTEAAGEPLGEAAGEYVDAILAAVERLTEQVENVLDLSQSEAGLLPISKEEVDLLPLLTQVVREREKAIIGAGLSLDLKGRRGRKVMADRRQLARAVGNLLDNAIAATPEGGRILVELPKPGPGDAWSAAIILRDNGRGMSKTDLSRALDGLAKGSDGRIERRSGLGLPLTRQLIEAHGGTLAIESREGVGTTATIRLP; this is encoded by the coding sequence ATGGAGTTGAACCCGCTCGCCCCCGTGCTGATCGGCCTGCTGCTCGCCGCCTGGACGGTGGGGGCGGCGGTGGTGGTGCTGCGGGCCAGCGCCAGGACGAGGCGCACGAGGGCGCTGCAGAAATCGCTCAAGCGGATGCAGCACCTGCTCGATGTCGGCCCGGCCGTGCCGCTGCTGGTGCGGGTCGACGGGCGGATCGAAGCGCCCGAACGGCTCGCGCGATGGCTCGGGCTGGAGAAGATGCCGGGGTATCTGAGCGAACTCGCGGCCGCGGGGGAAGGGGAGGCCGGCCTCGCGCCCGCCCAGCTCGATGCCCTGTCCGAAAGGATCCGCATCACGCAGAAGAGCGCCACCCCCTTCAAGCTCGCCCTGACCCCGCCCGGTTCGGGCCGCAGCCTCGCCTTCCAGGGCGCGCTCGCCGATCCGCAGGTCTCGCCCGGCGGGGCAGCGCTCGTCTGGGTGTTCGACTTCACCGAAAGCGAGGCCGAACTTGCCCAGATGCGAGCGGCGGCGAACCGCGCCGAGGCCGATTTCGCCGCGCTCGTCGGGCTGATCGAGGCCGCGCCCATGCCGATGTGGTTCCGCGGGCGCGACATGCAGCTGCGCCTCGTCAACCAGGCCTATGTCGAGGCGGTCGGCGCGCCGAGCGCGGAACGGGTCGTCGCCGGCCAGGCCGAACTGCTCGAACCCGAAGGCGGGCGCAGCCCCGCCGAGATCGCGCGCGCCAGCCTCGAGACTCAGCAGAAGAACGAACGCATCGTCGCCGCCACGATCCACGGCGAACGTCGCTCGCTCAGGGTCAGCGACCTCCCGCTCGGGCGCGAGGGGGTGGCGGGCTATGCCATCGACATCGAGGAACAGCAGCAGGTCGAACGCGCCTTCCGCGCCTATCGCGAGGCCCAGCGTGCGATGCTCGACCAGCTTTCGGTCGGGGTCGCGCAGTTCGACGCGAGCGAGCGGCTGGTTTCGGCCAACCTGCCCTTCGTGCGCCTGTTCGGCCTAGGCGGGGAGGCAAGTTCGGAACGGATCGCGTTCGAACGCTTCCTCGCCGATGCGCGCGAGCGCGGGCGCACGCCCGAAGTGCGCGACTTTCCCGAATGGCGCCGCGAACACGTCGCCTGGTTCGGCCAGCCGACCACGCAGGAAGAGGCCTGGCCGCTGCCCGGCGGCACGCATCTTCGCATCGTCGGCCACCCCATGCCCGATGGCGGGCTGGTCCTCATCGCCGAGGACCGCACGGAACAGCTCGCCCTTTCGGCCACCCGCGACACGCTGCTGCGGACCCGCACGGCGACGCTCGACTGCCTGTTCGAGGCGCTCGCGATCTTCGCGCCCGACGGTTCCGTGCAGCTCTGGAACCGCAGCTTCGCGGGAACCTGGGGCCTCACCCCCGAATTCCTCGATACCCATCCGGGCGCGCAGGAACTGCTCGATGCGATCGCGGCCAATCTGGTGAAGCCCGAGGAGGCGGAGCAGATCGGCGCGGTGGTGCGCGCGGCGACGCTCGACCGGCGCGGCCAGGGCGGGACGGTCGAGCTGACCGACGGGCGCACGCTGCGCTTTGCGGGCGTGCCGCTGCCCGACGGCAACGGGCTCCTGACCGTGCTCGACATCACCGCCTCGCAGAAGGCCGAGAAGGCGCTGCGCGAACGCGCCGCCGCGCTTGAGGAGGCGGACGCGGTGAAGGCCAAGTTCCTGGCCAACATGTCCTATGAATTCCGCACGCCGCTGACGACGATCGGCGGCTATGCCGAGATGCTCAAGACCGAGGCCGCGGGCGAACCGCTGGGCGAAGCGGCGGGCGAATATGTCGACGCGATCCTCGCCGCCGTGGAAAGGCTGACCGAACAGGTCGAGAACGTGCTCGACCTCTCCCAGTCCGAAGCGGGCCTGCTGCCGATCAGCAAGGAGGAGGTCGATCTCCTCCCGCTCCTCACCCAGGTCGTGCGCGAGCGCGAAAAGGCGATCATCGGCGCGGGGCTGAGCCTCGATCTGAAGGGCCGCCGCGGGCGCAAGGTAATGGCCGACCGCCGCCAGCTCGCGCGGGCGGTGGGCAACCTGCTCGACAACGCGATCGCGGCGACGCCGGAAGGCGGGCGGATCCTGGTCGAGCTGCCCAAGCCCGGTCCGGGCGACGCCTGGAGCGCGGCGATCATCCTGAGGGACAACGGGCGCGGAATGAGCAAGACCGACCTGTCGCGCGCGCTCGACGGCCTTGCCAAGGGCAGCGACGGCCGGATCGAACGGCGCAGCGGGCTCGGCCTGCCGCTGACCCGGCAGCTGATCGAGGCGCATGGCGGCACGCTCGCGATCGAGAGCCGGGAGGGCGTGGGCACCACCGCGACCATCCGGCTGCCGTGA
- the tsaE gene encoding tRNA (adenosine(37)-N6)-threonylcarbamoyltransferase complex ATPase subunit type 1 TsaE: MSAPEARIDLPDLAATAALGERIARVLRPGDVIALTGGLGAGKTTLARAILAALGHEGEVPSPTFTIIETYDAPPLRLPVVHADFYRLEDPSELAEIGLDDYREGAVLIAEWPDHAGGFAHEPACLDITLERGAKDADEGRFAIVKGRPDWLGRMP, translated from the coding sequence GTGAGCGCGCCCGAAGCCCGCATCGACCTGCCCGACCTCGCCGCCACCGCGGCGCTGGGCGAACGCATCGCGCGCGTCCTGCGGCCGGGCGACGTGATCGCGCTGACCGGCGGGCTCGGCGCGGGCAAGACGACGCTCGCCCGCGCGATCCTCGCCGCTCTGGGGCACGAGGGCGAAGTGCCTTCGCCGACCTTCACGATCATCGAAACCTATGACGCGCCGCCGCTGCGCCTGCCGGTGGTCCATGCCGATTTCTACCGGCTCGAGGACCCCTCCGAACTGGCCGAGATCGGGCTCGACGACTACCGCGAGGGCGCCGTGCTGATCGCGGAATGGCCCGACCACGCGGGCGGCTTCGCGCATGAACCCGCGTGTCTCGACATCACGCTGGAGCGCGGTGCGAAAGATGCGGACGAGGGGCGGTTCGCGATTGTGAAGGGCCGGCCCGATTGGCTAGGACGAATGCCATGA